From Zhongshania aliphaticivorans, one genomic window encodes:
- a CDS encoding response regulator transcription factor — protein sequence MTIYVCSKSSTFFNHVDNALSEGGVCQLSTMTLLPASEPGDVCIVHLSSFSDKEIHTFVRSDSFAPAVVALADDVPSLVNLLTASEGGAKAYFNSYMAPQHYAQVIRLLEAGGSWFPPALLREVFALAKAGDAQLRDSAVELEKLTVRERELAEFVAEGRSNKEIALACNISERTVKSHLTSIYEKLGVKDRKGLMALLSYRPASA from the coding sequence CGGAAGGTGGCGTTTGCCAGCTTTCAACGATGACATTGCTGCCGGCTAGCGAGCCGGGTGATGTTTGCATTGTGCACCTCTCTTCATTTTCTGATAAAGAAATTCATACTTTTGTGCGTTCTGATTCGTTCGCGCCAGCGGTAGTTGCGTTAGCAGATGATGTGCCATCGCTCGTTAATTTATTGACCGCCAGCGAGGGAGGTGCAAAAGCTTACTTCAATAGCTATATGGCACCACAACACTACGCGCAGGTTATACGGTTACTGGAGGCCGGCGGAAGTTGGTTTCCGCCAGCCTTACTCCGCGAGGTGTTTGCACTCGCGAAGGCGGGAGATGCTCAGTTGCGCGATTCAGCGGTTGAATTGGAAAAACTGACCGTTCGTGAGCGTGAGCTGGCTGAATTTGTCGCTGAGGGGCGTTCAAATAAAGAAATCGCGTTGGCGTGTAATATATCTGAGCGCACGGTGAAATCTCACCTCACCAGTATCTATGAAAAACTTGGTGTAAAAGACCGCAAAGGCTTAATGGCCTTGCTGAGTTATCGCCCGGCCTCTGCCTAA